In Erigeron canadensis isolate Cc75 chromosome 8, C_canadensis_v1, whole genome shotgun sequence, the DNA window ACCTATAATCATCGTGACCCCATTACATGAAACTCATGTCCAATCCACAGTTATTTGCTCTAAGAACATGGGAATGAACCTTAGGATCCGAAGTGGTGGACATGATTTTGAAGGACTATCGTATGTCTCCTACACTGCTACCTTTGTCCTACTTGATATGTCAAATATACGTACAATTGATGTCAACATAGATGAAGAAACTGCAAATGTTCAAGTAGGTGCCACCATAGGAGAACTTTATTATAGGATATGGGAAAAAAGCAAAATTCATGCTTTTCCAGCAGGAGTATGCCCAACTGTAGGTGTAGGTGGACATATAAGTGGAGGTGGATATGGTGTTTTGTTGCGAAAATATGGATTAACCGTTGACAATGTAATTGATGCAACGATAGTTGATGCTAAGGGTCGGGTTATGGATAGAAAATCAATGGGAGAAGATCTTTTTTGGGCCATCCGGGGTGGAGGAGGTGCAAGCTTTGGAGTTATAGTTTCCTACAAACTACAACTTGTTCGGGTTCCTGAAGTTGTCTCTGTGTTCCGAGTATCAAAAACATTAGAAGTAGAAAACGCAACTGATATTATCAACCGGTGGCAATATGTAGCTGACAAGATTGATAGAGATCTTTTCATAAGGTTAAATGTTAAGCCGGATAACACAAAGAGTACTATTCATGCAAGTTTTACTGCGTTTTTTCTAGGAGATTCGGATAGTCTTGTTTCTGTAATGAACGCAGGGTTTCCAGAACTAGGTATACAGAAAACCGACTGTAAGGAAATGAGTTGGATAAAATCCGAGCTTTTTTGGTCAAGCAGCGAGAAAAATAGTGAGGAGGTTTTGCTAAAACGAACTTTTTCTCCCAAGTTTGCAAAAAGGAAATCTGATTACTTACAAACCCCCATTCCTAGAAACGGGCTTGAATCCATATTGCAAAAAATGCTTGAGCTAAAGGTCGTGGAGCTAGTATTTAACCCATATGGTGGAAGAATGAGTGAAATTCAAGATTGGGAGACGCCATTCCCACATCGAGCAGGAAATATATTCAAAATTGAGTATAGTGTTAACTGGCATCAAAACGGGTCTGAAATAGAGGCATACTATGTTAATCAAACAAGACTTCTTTACGATTTCATGACGCCTTTTGTGTCAAAGAATCCGAGAGGAGCATATATGAACTATAGAGACCTTGACATTGGTACTAGTAGAGTCGGGAACAACACCTATGTAGATGGTAAAGTTTATGGAGAAAAATATTTCAAGAGAAATTTTGATAGATTGGTGAAAGTGAAGAGAATGGTCGACCCGActaatttatttacaaatgaACAGAGTATTCCCCTTTAGAAATATTCTGCAGATGCAAAAATAACAGGAAGTAGATATAAGATTATGactcatttaaattttttgttgcTTGGTACTAAGTATATCTTTTCAATCGATGTTTATATAGAGTTTGTCAAATCATAAGATATGATAAAAGATAATCCAAACTTTGTTTTTGacatagttgttttatttatgtttctGTTTTCCCTATATCTAATACTtttaatactatcttataaaacattttgtcttttttttaatctcaattaagtaattgaactacctaaattaccattcttctttattcactaatttaaacatctctatcgaatatacctataatactcttaaatctcaaccattcatttttctctctccccaAATCTTAATCACTCATCTTTTTTCCATGTCCTTTGTAAATCAtcttattcctctaattcattcaaaaatttttatttcaaaaaactgtatattgataaattgtaaaaattgtatgggtattcttaaaatttcatgctctttcattagagatgtcattcgatatactttggacgaatttttaaatccgatggcagagcccgtacggttaaagcatttggctgtcatactctatgacttgacttATCACCcacaccatctcaccgccgcaacgcgcggacactatcTCTCGTAAGACTAATGCAGTACGAATGCTAATAATCAAATCTGCTCCGGACAATTCGAATATCAGCCATCAACGGGCTTCTATATTAAAACAAGTATTTTTTATAgttctaaaaaacaaaataacaaaccGAAGGAATGAATTGAAATGGTGTTATGATCTTCAAGCCAGATTGTTGATGAGCTAGAAGATTTTCAAATCTCCAGATAATAACCACTGAATCCGttgtttctcttttttgttTGCTTTGTAGTGGTTGATTTTCCTTTGTCTCGTCCAAGGTTCATACAAGTTGGCCACAAGGAAAGGCTAAATTAGCATTTATAATTCATTGTTGTGACTTATTTATAGATCATACAGTAGTACCATAGGTACTAAAGTTTATGGGAGATGATAATTTCACGGTTAATTTTTATTCATACACGGATATTTGTAGTGAATAAACTAATTTCTTCACATTTCCTTACATATAGGATGGAAATCAATTTACATAGAAAGTAATTTCCTGAGAAATACAATTGTCTGCCTTTTTCACTCCTTGACTTGCCAAACAACGGAAATGATGTCATTTCCATTTCTCTTTGCTCATTTCCTTCTACCGAACACACCCTAAGTTTATGGGAGATGATCACTTCATggttctattttattcatttcatggatatttttattatatggcATTATTCCTTTATGTATCGATCGTTGTTATAACCAAGGAAAATTAGCTAGAGAAACTTAATTAAACATTTTTGTGTGAGGGGAATGtcatttttgatttatatatgtaattgaattTGAACCGTACAAACGTAAAACCTAGCCACGTACTCTCAAAAAAGGTTGGGAAGTGAAAGATGTTCCAtaggagggttttggtcttctTTTTATATGCTTTTCAGATCTTTAAAACTGGCCGACCTAAATATGCAACGCATACAAAATATCATGCGGTGCATAAAGTGGCGTTTCACAAAGGTTTGTCAGCTTGGCCAAGATATGCGATAGATACACATATGCATGCGGCACATAGAGTGTTTTCTCAATATTCGTCTGTTTACTGTTTTGATTTATGCGACACATAAGTCTTAGAAACTCAAGTCATCAACTTTAAGTGTATCTATTTTACACATAAAGTTCCCCATGCGCCATATAACTTCATTCTTCCATCTTTTCTTCAATTTTCTTCCTCAAATCATTTTCAAGTTCATCAGTAAACATCCCTAAGCTCAATTTCACCCGTATTCAGCCATTTTCTTCCATAAAACCTATTATAAACCCGAAACACTCGAACATACCataaaacatcaaaatatatacacatatgtccCATAATCAAGCATAAAATGGCCAAAAATATTGtgggaaatatatatatatatatatatatatatatataattaattggACACATCACTATTCATCTCATTTTCTAGCGAAATTCAATTTTTGACCAACCATTGACCGGCTCATGTCGGTCCGAATCCCGATCTGGTTCATCCGACACACCGGTTCCGTCCGGTTCATTCCGAATCTGTTTCCGCTATTAAGTAGGGGTCAACCCGACCGGATTTCACAAAATTTTCTGTCCAACCATGATCGACCGGTCGGTTTGAAAAAATTGCTCTTACCAAATTCATGGCATTTCACAAACGGCTTTCGTGACCCACGTACCATATGAATTGAATAAGATAATCATTTGAGATTCATGTTTTCATTTAAACGAAAGAAATTTCCGTGCATAGACCCAGTCAATAGTCAACTAAGATTAAGATGGTTTCCTATTTATGACCAAACATTCATCACCCTCTCCCAAACTCCTTAGATTCTCTGCAATCATCCACCACAATAAAACATGCCAACACTCACCGTAAAACTGCTCATATGTTCCTCaattatgttcatatattttgACAATAAAACAACCTTAACTTTTAccaattttatttattcttcCTTTGGTAATTATTTATATCTAGAAAACAGCATGTACCAAAAAAATCTTGACACGACCCTCTCCACCCTCCCCACCACCAACTCCGGCTTGGGATTCTTTAACTTTTCTACTGACTAGGGCAATGATAAAGTCAACCCGGTCGCCCTATGTCGAGGCGATGTCAATCCAGATGTGTGTCGAAGTTGTCTTAGTGACCCCATAATTAAATTACCACAAGTGTGCCCGAATAATAAGGATGCAATAGGGTACTATGACTTTTGCCTTTTGATGTATTCCAACACCACCATACTGGGCCAAACTGATGGATTCAATTCATTTGACTTTTATAGAAACAGTATTGAAAAAATGAGTGATGTTGATCAATTCAATGAAGCTTCAAAGTAGcattttgtgaacttgtgaatgaatttatttacgttttttgttcacacgggacaaacggctatatataagattttgaaaaaaatttcttccaacatatatttttataacgtttcacatgtgaataaaaaaaaaccatatgatccaatataaaatttaggagttctcaaaattctttataaaaaaatggattatatattatatatataatggttttGCTAACCTATGACTCATGGGTACTGAGTATATTGCGCTTTGAACGAACTATTCATAAAAATtcaataaacatatttaatgctCACTAATTCAAACTAATAGTTAACATTTTTACATGAGTTATAAATgcatattttttggattttaagaAACATTGAGTATCATAACTACTAATGAGTACGAGCATgttacccgcgcgttgcgacgaaTATCATTGAGAGAGTTTTGATTGTTGTAATCTTGAAATCTTTTAATATCGTTGATTACGACCTCCTCTTGATCTTGAAATCTTTTGATCTCGTTAATTATGACTTTTGCTTGTTCGAGATCCATATTAATAGACGTTGTAGCGCCATAATTCCCGACTCCTTATGAATATGATGTGTGTATTTTAGGGTATAAAGAAGACAAATATCAATGTTTAATGTGTCTGCTTTTGATGAAGGGTATTTGTATTTATTGAAAGATATTTACTGGGAGAAGGAAGGCTAAAGGGGTGAGGAAGGGCAAAAACGTAAAATCGCATGTCCCAGatcttgtaaactttcaacatgggtggataatttttaataaggagtatagatgtGCGACACTAGTTAACGAAACCCATATATAAATAGTAAAAAGTTACTTTGAAACCCTTAAAACGGCAAACACCTTTGAGAACATTTTATAAGCACGTCTGTAATCTTTTATGTTCTGAGACGTTGCTTTTCAAAACCGTGCAAGATAGACTGTAAAAAATCCTCTTTCTATTAGTAGTGATTTATAAGCAGATTACATTCCAATGTAGAAAATTAAGATAgttcattttatatatgttgcaaCGACAGGAACGAATAAAAGATGGGTGGCTCTTATAACTGGTAATCTATAGCTACCAGTTATCTTTTGTCCATTACCATTCCAattacaataacaaaaaaaatggttaaacTTTTGGAGTACTTTGTTAAATGCAGCTGTTACCATAGGAGTTGCGATCGTACTAGTGGtgataattttatgttttgtgaAGAAACTGAAACAGACACTTATAGCTAAGAATAATGTCAATGTGGATAATTTTCTTAAGAATCATGATCGAATTCTTGGCTCCAAAAAAGTATTCTTATTCGCAAGTGAAGAAGATGACAAACTccttcaaagtcaaactaggacAAGGCGGATTTGGTTCAGTGTACAAAGGAGAGCTAAGCAATGGAACACTTGTGGCAGTTAAGGTTTTAAGTGAATTAAAAGGTAATGGTGAAGATTTTATTAATGAAGTTGCAAGTGTTGGCAGGACTTGCCATGTAAACATCGTAACTCTTGTGGGATTTTGTTGTGACGATAAGCACAGAGCTCTGATTTATGAATTTATGCCTAATGGGTCCCTTGAGAGGTTCATATATGGTAGAGAATCCGGCTAAAGATCGAATACCCAACTCGAGTGTGAAAAGTTGCACCAAATCGCAATTGGTACTGCTCGAGGTTTAGAATACTTGCATAGTGGTTGTAACACAAGGATATTGCATTTTGACATAAAGCCCCATAACATTCTTTTAAACAAAGATTTTCTTCCAAAGATATCTGACTTTGGGTTTGCTAAGCTATACCCTGATCAGGAAAGAAGCATATCGATGTCGCATATGAGAGGAACACCAGTGTATATTGCTCCTGAACTGTTTTAAGATGTTTATAGTTACGGAATGATGATTTTGGAAATGGTTGGAGGGAGGAAGAATATCGAGGTTGAAGTTGATCACACAAGTGAACTATACTTTCCTTATTGGATATACAAAAAACTAGAAGTAGAAGAACAACGACGACTTGGACTCCACGGGATCATGACTGATGAAGACGACGAGATGGTGAGGAAGATGCTCATAGTGGGGTTGTGGTGCATACAGACTAATCCCTTGAACCGCCCAGCAATAACTAAAGGTGTTGGAAATGTTAGAAGGTGACTTAGCATCGTTGGAAATTCCCCCAAAACCTTATTTGTCTTCTCCACCAAGGTCCATTGTTCCCACTTTTACTGATAAAACAAATCTGACTTGTTCCTTTACCGACATTGCAACACTGAGATGTTATTGTGATAAATTCTGTGTTTTATTGGATAAAGTTATGTTACCAGTGACTATTATTGGCTAAATTGGTTTTAGTTTTGTTAGGTCCTCAAggataaaaaagtatatatatacatatatatatatactttcaagtttcaacaatCTTGAGAGTTGTAGATGGCCGGGTATATACAGCTACGTGTTCTGTTTAGTCAATTTATATGGCTAAATTGGATTTGGTTTTGTCGTGCTTCACTGCTTCATACTGTGATTATCCATGATGCAAAGTTATGGCATAATGTAGTGTCTCTGTTATCTCCTTGAGTCCCATTTTTAGGATTTTAGTCTCTTGAACTTTCAACTTATTGAAGTGATGTATGTTGGTGTTTTGATAAACTTATGGGTTTTTCACGGAACTAGTTTTCCTACTGATGTAGAGAGAAACGAGATAAATATAACCTCTTGGATGCCAAATTCTTTTCATACTTCATAccgtaaaata includes these proteins:
- the LOC122610521 gene encoding LEAF RUST 10 DISEASE-RESISTANCE LOCUS RECEPTOR-LIKE PROTEIN KINASE-like 2.4 gives rise to the protein MSMWIIFLRIMIEFLAPKKYSYSQVKKMTNSFKVKLGQGGFGSVYKGELSNGTLVAVKVLSELKGNGEDFINEVASVGRTCHVNIVTLVGFCCDDKHRALIYEFMPNGSLESYGMMILEMVGGRKNIEVEVDHTSELYFPYWIYKKLEVEEQRRLGLHGIMTDEDDEMVRKMLIVGLWCIQTNPLNRPAITKGVGNVRR
- the LOC122580646 gene encoding berberine bridge enzyme-like 21, whose protein sequence is MSRQNSSDHVSSIIYNQNNSSYTSTLQAYIRNQRFNKTDTPKPIIIVTPLHETHVQSTVICSKNMGMNLRIRSGGHDFEGLSYVSYTATFVLLDMSNIRTIDVNIDEETANVQVGATIGELYYRIWEKSKIHAFPAGVCPTVGVGGHISGGGYGVLLRKYGLTVDNVIDATIVDAKGRVMDRKSMGEDLFWAIRGGGGASFGVIVSYKLQLVRVPEVVSVFRVSKTLEVENATDIINRWQYVADKIDRDLFIRLNVKPDNTKSTIHASFTAFFLGDSDSLVSVMNAGFPELGIQKTDCKEMSWIKSELFWSSSEKNSEEVLLKRTFSPKFAKRKSDYLQTPIPRNGLESILQKMLELKVVELVFNPYGGRMSEIQDWETPFPHRAGNIFKIEYSVNWHQNGSEIEAYYVNQTRLLYDFMTPFVSKNPRGAYMNYRDLDIGTSRVGNNTYVDGKVYGEKYFKRNFDRLVKVKRMVDPTNLFTNEQSIPL